A portion of the Polaribacter cellanae genome contains these proteins:
- the recQ gene encoding DNA helicase RecQ yields MKNQTHTLLKNIFGYDNFRPLQEEIINRTIEGKDSFILMPTGGGKSMCFQIPALLFDGITVVVSPLISLMKDQVQALKANGIKADFFNSSISVQEENEVITKAINGDLQLLYLSPEKLISVSNTWLKQLNIKLVAIDEAHCVSMWGHDFRPEYTQLKVFRNSLPNVPFMALTATADKSARKDIEEQLGLQNSKLFISSFDRKNLSIEVRGQVQKRKKLQEIVSFINRRKNESGIIYCLSRKNTEEVANHLKEIGHSVAFYHAGMSNEEREKTQTDFINDDTKIIVATIAFGMGIDKSNVRFVIHYNLPKNLEGYYQEIGRAGRDGLPSETLLYYNMRDFVLYSQFAEDGANSAMQKEKLNRMLQFAEAKSCRRKILLSYFGEHLTENCGNCDVCANPPKDFDGTIITQKALSGIARMGEKDGITMLINVLRGSNNADVHEKQYFNLKTYGVGKDISFFNWRDYIIQMANQGFIEIMYAESSALKITPIGWKVLKGEKTVRLTTPISIDDKKKIKKTAKTVIEGETNKDLFTELKKLRYTISKEEKMPAYIVFSDKTLKLMASELPTTENEFLAISGVGTNKMEKYGDEFMSVIRKFKNVAKPRKTPTTLKTFNLYKEGLTPKEIAEERDVSITTIFSHLSQLYSEGKKVDLEQFISKETIDKVRIAFNEFGRKIELKPIYEKLNEEVSYSEIRISITLILKNE; encoded by the coding sequence TTGAAAAATCAAACTCATACTCTTTTAAAAAATATTTTCGGTTACGATAACTTTCGTCCTTTGCAGGAAGAAATTATCAACAGAACTATAGAAGGAAAAGACAGTTTCATTCTAATGCCTACTGGGGGTGGAAAATCGATGTGTTTTCAGATTCCTGCATTACTTTTCGATGGAATTACAGTGGTGGTTTCCCCTTTGATTTCTTTAATGAAAGACCAAGTACAAGCATTAAAAGCAAACGGAATAAAAGCCGATTTTTTCAACAGCTCCATTTCTGTACAAGAAGAAAACGAAGTTATTACAAAAGCCATAAATGGCGACTTGCAACTCTTGTATTTATCGCCCGAAAAATTAATATCTGTGAGTAATACTTGGCTAAAACAACTAAATATAAAATTGGTTGCTATTGATGAAGCGCATTGTGTAAGTATGTGGGGTCATGATTTTAGACCAGAATATACACAATTAAAAGTATTTAGAAATTCACTTCCAAATGTGCCTTTTATGGCATTAACTGCCACTGCCGATAAATCTGCCAGAAAAGATATCGAAGAACAATTAGGTTTGCAAAATTCCAAATTATTTATTTCTTCCTTTGATAGAAAGAACCTAAGTATCGAAGTTCGTGGGCAAGTTCAAAAAAGAAAAAAATTACAAGAAATTGTAAGCTTTATAAATCGAAGAAAAAACGAAAGTGGAATTATTTATTGTTTAAGTCGAAAAAATACTGAAGAAGTTGCTAATCATTTAAAAGAAATTGGCCATTCTGTTGCTTTTTATCACGCAGGAATGAGTAATGAAGAAAGAGAAAAAACACAAACCGATTTTATAAATGATGACACCAAAATAATTGTTGCCACAATTGCTTTTGGAATGGGAATCGACAAATCGAATGTTCGTTTTGTAATTCATTATAATTTACCAAAAAACCTCGAAGGTTATTATCAAGAAATAGGAAGAGCTGGAAGAGATGGTTTGCCATCAGAAACTCTTTTGTATTATAATATGAGAGATTTTGTTTTGTATAGTCAGTTTGCAGAAGATGGTGCAAATTCAGCAATGCAGAAAGAAAAGCTGAATAGAATGTTACAATTTGCAGAAGCAAAATCGTGTAGAAGAAAAATATTATTGTCTTATTTTGGAGAACATCTTACAGAAAATTGTGGTAATTGCGATGTTTGTGCAAATCCACCCAAAGATTTTGATGGCACTATTATCACTCAAAAAGCACTTTCTGGAATTGCAAGAATGGGAGAAAAAGACGGAATTACAATGTTAATTAACGTCTTAAGAGGAAGTAACAATGCAGACGTTCATGAGAAACAATATTTCAACCTAAAAACATACGGAGTAGGAAAAGATATTTCTTTTTTTAATTGGCGAGATTACATCATTCAAATGGCAAACCAAGGTTTCATAGAAATCATGTATGCAGAAAGTTCCGCCTTAAAAATAACACCTATTGGTTGGAAAGTTTTAAAAGGAGAGAAAACAGTCCGATTAACAACACCAATAAGTATAGATGATAAAAAGAAAATTAAAAAAACAGCAAAAACTGTAATTGAAGGCGAAACAAATAAAGACTTATTTACGGAACTCAAAAAATTAAGATATACTATTTCTAAAGAAGAAAAAATGCCTGCCTACATTGTTTTTAGTGATAAAACCTTAAAATTAATGGCAAGCGAACTTCCAACAACCGAAAACGAATTTTTAGCCATTTCTGGAGTAGGAACGAACAAAATGGAAAAGTATGGAGATGAGTTTATGAGCGTTATTCGAAAATTTAAAAATGTTGCAAAACCTAGAAAAACACCTACCACATTAAAAACATTCAATTTATATAAAGAAGGATTAACTCCCAAAGAAATTGCAGAAGAAAGAGATGTATCGATTACTACTATTTTCTCGCATTTATCTCAATTATATTCCGAAGGAAAAAA